In Akkermansia muciniphila ATCC BAA-835, the genomic stretch TTGTGGAGGAAAAGGAAGAAGGGATGGCCATGGTCCGGTCCCTCCGGGAAACCGGGACGGCAGCCCTGGCCCATGCGGAAGCCCTGGCCGCACTGCTCAAACTGGAACTGAAGGAAGCGTCCAACAGGCTGGGCAAAAAAACGGCCTTTCTCCTGATGGGCGCCTTCATGGCCTTCTTCGGCTATCTATTTCTGTGGTGCCTTCTGACTGTGGTCATGGCGTATTTCTGGGGAATCATCGCTGGGCTTGCCGTAACCACGGGCTTTCATCTCCTGGCCGCCGCAGCCGGGTTCATCCTTTTCAGCCGAACCCATGTAACGCCTATCGCTCCGGCGACGGCGGAAGAACTTAAAACGGATTTATCATGTCTGCAAATGGCTCTCAAGAAAAGCTCGCACTCCTGATGCGGGTAGCTTCCTCCCGGCTGGACATCGTCAATGAGGCGGACAGCCTGGTGCAAAAGACACAGCAGCAGGCCGACCACTTCCGTAAATTGAAAAAAAAGGCCATGTCCCTGCCTGTAATCGGCTCTATTGTCGGAACGGTGGGAGGCGTTCTTCTCATCCGCATGTTTGCGGGGAAAAAAAGCAATCCGGCCCCTCCCCCGCAGCCGCGCACTTCCGGAAGCTGGGTTAATTCCTCCATCTTCCGTTTCATCGTTGAAATTCTGATTACCCTGGCTTTCCCTTCCCTGAAAAAAATGGGGATCGGCCTGGCCGGCAAAAAATTCCTCAACCTGTTCAAATAACAGGCTTTTCAGGCCAATACAGCGGTTTTCTGCCACTTCTTGAAAAAGGTTCGGGAACTCCGCTGCCGTAAAAAATGGGGATGTTCCCGCGCCGTTAAATGAGAACCGCCCCATATCCTTCCCGTCTTCCAGGGAACAATAAATCATGCCTGGCGTAAAAAGCCGGCCTGCCGCGCCAGCCCCCCCGTTCCATCATCCTCCCCTTCCCCGGAAACAAACGCCCGCAGCTCTTCCGCAAAACTTCCCCTCTCGAAATTCCTCACCCGTCGCGGAACAGGGCAAAGCCGCTTTCACGGAAATCGGTACCCAGACATTTTTTGCTGGTCAAAAAAGCTCTGTTTTCGTTAGTATGCAGCTTTATCAGTTTGCTGCATTCACAACATGAGCGAATACATTTTGCCCCACGTCGACGGATATCTCAAACTTGGACAGGATTATGACTGTTCCGATATCCACCTTGCCGTCAACAGCCGTCCCACCTGGCGCCGGTTCGGCCAGCTTCTCCCCATCTGGGAGGAAGCGCCCAATCTCACGCCCCAGGACACGGAAGTGCTGGCGAGGGGCTTTCTGGAAGACCCGGAATGGAACCGCCTTCAGCAACGGGGGGACGTGGACTTCGCCTACGCCAATGACTTTGGCCGCTACCGCGCATCCGTGGTTAAACAGCGCCTGGGTTATGACATCTGCTTCCGCATCATCAACACGCGGGTGCGCACCATGGAGGAAATAGGCCTGCCGACAGAATACGTGGTGCCCCTCACCCGCTACACCAACGGTCTCATTTTAGTCACGGGCTCCGTAGGTTCCGGTAAATCCACCACGCTGGCCTCTATCGTGGATTTCATCAACCAGGACCGCCACGACCACATCATCACGCTTGAAGACCCCATCGAATACCTGATTCCCTCCAAAAACTGCCACGTCAACCAGCGTGAAGTGCATAAACATACGGAATCCTTCGCGCGGGCCCTCCGCGGAGCCCTCCGTGAAGACCCAGACGTCATCATGGTGGGCGAAATGCGCGACCTGGAAACCATCTCCCTGGCGCTCACGGCGGCAGAAACCGGCCACCTGGTGCTCGGCACCCTGCATACGGGTTCCGCAGCCCGTACGGTGGACCGCGTGCTGGACGTCTTCCCGGTGGAACAACGCGACCAGATACGCATCATGGTCAGCGAATCCCTGCGCGGCATCATCTCCCAGCAGCTGGTTCCCAGAGCAGACGGCAACGGCCGCGCTCTAGCCATTGAAATGCTGGTTAATACGCCGGCTATCGCCAACTGCATCCGCGAAGGCAAGACATTCATGATTCCCGGCTGCATCCAGACAGGGAAAGCCCAGGGCATGATCCTGATGGACGACTCGCTCCGGGCCCTGCACCAGGCGGGCCTCATCACCACGGAAGACTGCATCTTCCGCGCGGAAGACAAAACCATCATGAAATCCTTCCTGGGAATCAAGTAACCTTTAATTTTGAAACACTCCTGTTATGGCTGTCATCGACCAATACTTCAAATACCTCGTAGAAGCGGGCGGTTCCGACCTTCACCTCAGCGAAGGCCAGCCTCCTAAAGTCCGCGTTAACGGGACCATCTCCGCCATCTCCGACGAAAATCTGGAAGGCCAGGCGTTCAAAAACCTTCTCGCGGAAATATGCGATCCCCAGGCCTTCCAGAAATATCTGGAAGAAGGGGACCTGGACTTTGCCTATGAAATGGATGAAACATCCCGTTTCCGCTGCAACTACTTCAAGCAGCAGCACGGCCTGGGGGCTGTCTTCCGCCTCATTCCCACCAAAATAGCCACGCTGGAAGAACTGGGCGTGCCTACGGTCGTCAAGGAATTCGCCCATATGAGATCCGGCCTTGTACTGGTCACAGGGCCCACCGGCTCCGGTAAATCCACCACGCTGGCCGCTATCATCGACTACATCAACAGCAACCAGGCGCGGCACATCATCACCGTGGAGGAACCTATCGAATTCGTCCATCCCAATAAAAAATCCATCGTCACCCAGAGGGAAGTGCCTCTCCAGACGCCTTCCTTCGCAGACGGCCTCCGGGCTTCCCTTCGTGAAGACTCCGACATCGTGCTGGTGGGTGAAATGCGCGACCTGGAAACCATCTCCCTGGCGCTCACGGCGGCGGAAACCGGCCTTCTGGTATTCGGCACCCTGCACACGAACAACGCCAGCAAAACCATTGACCGTATCATTGACGTATTCCCGTCTGACCAGCAATCCCAGGTGCGCACCATGCTTGCGGGTTCCCTCCGCGGCGTCGTGGCGCAGCTCTTGATGAAGCGCAGCGACAAACCGGGGCGCGTAGCCGTCAATGAAATTCTCTTTGCCACGCCGGCCGTGGCGGCCATCATCCGTGAAGGCGCCACGCAGAAAATCCCTGACGTCATCGTCGGCGGCAAGGCCATGGGCATGCAATTCATGGATGACGCCATCTGGCAAAAACTCCAACAGGGCATCGTCTCCCCGGAAGAAGCCTACATGAAGTGCATTGAAAAGAAGAGATTCCGCAACTTCCTTCCTCCGGAATCCGCCCGCCTGGCAGACTCCGGCGGCGGAAACTAAGCTCTTTGCCCTCCTTCTCCTGCCATGTCTCCCACTGGAAAATTCACGCTCAGGCTTGTGATTTATGGAGCCTTCCTGCTCTATCTGGTGGGAGACTTGTTTGTCTGGCACGGCTTTCTGGCCGGCAGGATGGACGCGTACCTGAAACCGTTGCCGGGGCCGCCAGGAGACAACTCCGCCCGGATAGCGGAAGTGTACGGGGAACCCGTCACCGCCAACCAGCTTTCCCGAAGAATGACGGAACTGAAAATGCTGCGCCAGCCTCCCGTGCTGGATATGGAAGGCGGGATCAAACTTACTCATGAACTGGACATCCCCGGCGACCTGGCTCCGCGGGCCAGGTATGACCTGATCGGCTCCTCCCTTCTGCGCCTGAAAACCAGCGTCAATGACCTCCAGCTCCCCAACCGCAACGCGGAAGCGGCACGCGCCGTGGAACAAATCCGGTCCCGTTTTGACGGAGACACGGAACAATACCTGAAAACCCTGCATGGTCAGAAATTGACGCAGGAACAATTTCAAAAAAAAATAGCGGCCAGGCTCAAACAGACGGAACAGCTCTACCGGGCAACCGCCCAGGCGGCGGAAGCGTCCGACGAAGACCTGAAAACCTACTACAACCTGATCCGGGACCAGCTCACCCCTCCTGATCTGCGGAAAACCAGGCACATCTTCCTGGCTACCCTGAACAGGGAAGAAGCCCAGGTCCGGCAAACCGCGGAAACGCTGCTGGAGCGGCTGAAGGCAGGGGAATCCTTCTCCCGGCTCGCCAGGGAATTCAGTGAAGACGAACGTTCCGCTCCCGCAGGCGGGGAACTCGGCTGGATAAGCCCCGCCCGCGCCAAGGAAACCCTGGGTCTGGCGTTGGCAGACGTCCCGGACAACAGGCCGGTACTTCTCAAAAGCCGGTGGGGGTGGCACCTTGTGGAAGCATCCCCTGTCAAAAAAGGGAAAACGCCATCCTATGAAGAAGCGCTTCCGGCCCTGAGGGATGCAGCCCGGAGCCTCAGAAAAGCTCAAGCCGTGGGATTGTACATGGACGGCCTTTTTGAAGAAGCCCATCTCAGAAACCGCATTAAAAACAAGCAGGGCCGCTGACGCCCCAATTCCGACAAACGGGCCTTCGCAAAAATCGGAAACATCAGGCCCGCCTGCCTTTACACCTGAACATTCCCGCAGGCCCTCCGGCTTCCAGACCGGGGCGTTCCTCCTTTCCCGTAAAAGCCGGGCGTTCCCGGAAATAGCCATCTTCCCTGCGGACGGCCTCCGGCAGTCATGAAACACCCGCACGAGATGAGGAAAGGCGGCATCTTTCTTCTTATTTGCCTTTCCTGACGAATTCCGCTTGCTTTCAAACGCGGGATGAACTAAATTCTTTCCGGTATTTCCCACGGGGTATTAGCTCAGTTGGTAGAGCGTCTCGTTCGCAATGAGAAGGTCAGGGGTTCGAATCCCCTATACTCCACCATCCATCTCTCTTTCCCGCTACTGTTTTTTATTCGGGAATAACGGGTAGCCTTATGAATGGTAACTTATTTAAAATTGTACTGGTTTCAGTCGTTGCCATTCTTTTAGCCATCATAGGCGGCATCATGTCGGCGGACGGCGATCCCTTTTCTATAGTTCTGGCTGTTTCCCCCTTTATCCTGGCCGCCTTATTCCTGATGAAGGGAAAAGTGTGGTATCTGTGGATACTGATACCCATTCTTTTCCTGCCCATCCCCTCCTTAAGGGATTACGCTCCCCTTCTTGCTTACGGAATAACCCTTCCTTGTTACTTGTGGAACGCCATGCTCAGGCGTTCAAGCTTGACGTGGAATTCCGCCCCCCTTCTGGACGCTGTCGTCCTCGTGCTGTTCATGCACGTGGGCTATATCTTCCTGAGCCACCCTTTCGCTCTGGGGCTGGATGTGCTGGAAGACTACTACGGAGGCAAGGGATACATCCTTTTCCTCCAGGCCCTCCTGGCCTATCTCTGCCTATCCTCGTTAAAAACGACCAGCCATGAACTGGGCAAGGTGCTTCAATGGGCTGTTTTCCTGACCATCGTTTTTACCCTTATCCTAACCGCCCGGAGCCTCCTTTCTCCGGATAGCGCCGGGGCGGATCTTGCCGCGAGCGCGGGCTCCGCAGGCACACTCTCCGAAAACTCCCGGAACTCTTCCTTCCTCAGAATTTCTATCTTGGTGATGCAGCTGCTCATCATCAACTACTCCGTGTGGCAGATGATCAAGCGTCCCTGGTGGGGGGCGTTGCTTCTTCTTGGAACCGTTGGCATCCTGTTAAGCGGATTTCGCTCCGCCATGGCCCAGGTTCTGTTCCTGTTCTTCACCATATCCCTAATTTACAGAAGATGGTTCTTCTGCCTTCTGGCTCCCGTCCTCGGAGTGCTATTGCTCTTGCTGCTCTCCTCTGCGGGCATGCTCCATTCTCTGCCTTTCGGCATCCAGAGAACCCTCTCAGCCGTTCCTTTCCTGGACGTCAGCGCGCAAGCCAAGGCAAACGCCGAAGACTCCATCAACTGGCGCTTTGAAATGTGGAGCTGGGCTCTGGATGACCGTGAACACTTTATTCAGGACAAAATATTCGGAGACGGCTTTTCACGGGACATCAGCATCGTGAAAGCCAATGTATATGAAGAAGCCTACAACCTGAGCAAAGACCAAAGCGCCTTTGCGTGGAACGGCCAATGGCACAGCGGCCCCATTTCCACGATTCAAACGCTCGGCTACATAGGGATTTCCCTGTACCTTATCCTGTCCGTCGTTGGCATGACCTACGCATGGATCGTCAGTAGAATTTACCGCAACCATCAATACAAGCTCGGCATCCTGTATGTTTCCGCCGTCTATTTCACCAAACCAATCTTCTTTTTCCTGATCTTTGGGGAAAGCATCACTATTGCGATGGACATCATATCCCTGGCCATCATCAAAGTACTCTACTCCTGCGCCAAGAGGGAGGGCCTCTATGTATCTCTCCATGTCCGCAAGGAATACATGCCGCTCATGATCCGGAAAACACAGGAAAAACGGCAAGCCGCCGCAACGGCATCCATTTCCGGCTGACTGTTCCTTCCCGGGAAAAACAGGCGTCCCCTATGCTTGAGGCTGGACTAATTCAAAGGGAGTTGCTACCTTTCGGGGCGGTTCCTTTTCCCATGGCAGCAGATACTTCCCATCATATCATCGGCCTCATTCCGTCACGCTGGGGTTCCTCCAGATTTCCGGGCAAGCCCCTTCATCCCATTGCAGGAAAACCTCTTGTCCAGCACGTATGGGAACGCGTCTGCCGCTGTTCCCGCCTGGACGCCATCGCCATCGCCACGGACGACCAGCGCATTTTTGACGCCGCCGTATCCTTTGGAGCCAGGGCCATCATGACCTCTCCGGACCATCCCAGCGGCAGTGACCGCCTGGCGGAAGCGGTACGTTCCTTCCCTGCCGCCACCCATGTCGTCAATATTCAGGGGGACGAACCTCTCATTGACCCGGCCCTGATTGACAGGCTGGCGGAAGCCCTGGTCTCGGACGAAGCCCTCTCCATGGCCACCGTCGCCTGCCCCATCAGCACCCGGGAGGATCTGGACAACCCGAACATTGTCAAAGTGGCCCTTGCCCGTAACGGAGACGCCCTGTACTTCTCCCGTTCCGTCATTCCCTATGCCCGCCACCCCCGCGTAGCACCGCCTTTGCGCCATCTGGGTATTTACGCCTACCGCCGCGACTTCCTTGAAAACTATGTGCGCTGGGCCCCGACCCCCCTGGAACAGACGGAATCCCTGGAACAACTGCGCGCACTGGAAAACGGGGCCAGAATCCGGGTCATCCTGACGGACCACGTCAGTGTGGGCGTGGATACGCCGGAACAGGCGGAACAGGTGGAACAAATCTTATTAAACATACACTAGGAAGCAAATCATGAAATATATCTTCGTCACAGGCGGTGTTGTCTCCTCTCTCGGCAAAGGACTGGCGGCGGCATCCATCGGCACGCTGCTGGAACGCTGCGGACTCAAGGTAACCCTTCAAAAATTCGACCCCTACCTGAATGTGGACCCCGGAACGATGAGCCCGTTCCAGCACGGGGAAGTGTACGTCTTGAACGACGGAGCGGAAACGGACCTGGACCTGGGCCATTACGAACGCTTCGTCCATTGCAGCCTCTCCCGGCTCAACAACCTCACTTCCGGACAGGTCTTTGAAAGCGTGCTGCGGAAGGAACGCCGGGGAGACTATCTGGGAAAAACGGTTCAATACATTCCGCATGTCACGGATGAAATCAAAAACCGCCTCTATGAAGTCACGGAAAAATCAGACGTGGACATCATCATCACGGAAATCGGCGGCACGGTCGGGGACATGGAAGGCCACATTTTCCTGGAAGCCCTGCGCCAATTCGCCCTGGAAGTGGGCCGTGACAACGTCTGCTTCATTCACGTCACCCTGCTCCCCTATATCAAGGCCGCCGGGGAAATGAAAACGAAGCCCACCCAGCAATCCGTCGCCAAGCTCCGGGAAATCGGCATCCAGCCGGACGTGATCATCTGCCGGACGGAATACGACATGAGTGAAGACGAACGCCGCAAAATCGCCATGTTCTGCAACGTGGAAGCCAAAAACGTCATTGCCTTCCGCGACGTCAAAAACACCATCTACGAATGCCCCCTGGATCTCAGCCAGGATAAAATAGACCGCATTGTCACCAGGCGGCTGGGACTGGACGTTCCGGCGCCCAATCTGGCGGACTGGCAGCGTTACGTCGGCAGGGTCATCAGCCCCAGCCACTCCATCAGGATTGCCGTAGTAGGTAAATACATCGCTCTCCAGGACGCCTACAAATCCATCTATGAATCCTTCACTCACGCCGGTGCGGAAAATGACGCCCGCGTGGAAATTCTCCGGATAGACGCGGAAGAAATTGAGGAAAAGGGCGCGGAGGCCATGATTGGCTCCGTGGACGGCATTCTGGTGCCGGGCGGCTTTGGAGACCGCGGCATTGAAGGAAAAATCCAGACGGTGGAATACGCGCGCACCAAAGGAATCCCGTTCCTGGGCATTTGCCTGGGCATGCAGGTGGCCGTCATTGAGTACGCACGCCACATCTGCGGCATGGATGACGCCAACTCCACGGAATTCGACCAGAAAACCACCCACCCAGTCATCAGCCTCCAGGAAGAGCAAAAAGGCATCAAGGCCATGGGAGCCACCATGCGCCTGGGCGCCTACAAGGCCCTGATCCAGCCCGGAACGCTGGCGCACAAGCTTTACGGCAAGGACAGCGTTACGGAACGCCACCGCCACCGGTACGAATTCAACCCGGCCTACCGCGACGAACTGGAAAACGCGGGGCTGGTCATCAGCGCCGTCAATGACGAACACGGACTGGTGGAAGTCGTGGAACTTCCCGATCATCCCTTCTTCATCGCCTGCCAGTACCATCCGGAATTCCAGTCCGCTCCCAACCGGGCCCACCCGCTCTTTTCCGGCCTGGTTTCAGCCGCGCTGGAGCACAAGAGCCACTCCTGACCCTTTCATTAAGCCCGGGGCCTTTTCCGGAATTTCCATTCCGGAAAAGGCCTTCTCTTTCCAGGCATGCTCACGGACCTTTTCGTCATCGTCATTTACTTTCTTGCTATCTTCTGCATTGGCATTTATGCGGGACGAAAGCAAAACTCCCTGACAGACTATGCCCTGGGCAACCGCTCCCTGCCCTGGTGGGCTATTCTGGCCTCTATCCTGGCGGCGGAAATCAGCGCGGCCACCTTCCTGGGGGCTCCCGGAGAAGGGTACCATACCCGCAACTTCACATACGCCCAGCTCTGCATCGGCACCATCCTGGGCCGCATCATCGTCGGCAGGCTCTTTCTCAAGCCCTATTATGACTACAAGGTTGTTTCCATCTATGAATACCTGGAAAAAAGATTCGGGCTCCTGACGCGGCGGACAGCCTCCATGGTCTTCCTGATCAGCCGGGTGCTCGCCAGCGGAACCAGGCTCTATTTCGCGGGCATTCTGCTGGTCATTGCCTACCAGTTCCTGACAGGCGTCACGGCAGACGCCGACCAGATTGTCCTGCTCTACATTGCCGCCCTGGTTGCCATCTCCGTCGCCACGACAATTTATACCGCGATCGGAGGATTGAAAGCCGTCGTCTGGACGGACGTCCTCCAGGCCGTCGTTCTGGGAGTCTCCATGCTTTCCGCCCTGTGGGTACTGTTCTCCCATATCCCCGGAGGGTGGAGCTCCATCTCCGCCGCCATGAATGGCGGAGACGATTGGAAATTCTTCTCCTGGGGAACCGGAGAAGGCCTGGACTTCCTCCAACAAGGCGCCCGCGTGCTGGGCCAGGAATACACGGTGTGGGCAGCCTTCCTGGGAGCAACCTTCATCACCATGGCTACGCATGGCACGGACCAGGACATGGTGCAGCGCATGCTGGCGGCAAAAAACAGCAAGGCGGGAACGCGTGCAGTCATCGTATCCGGCTTGCTGGACTTCCCCATCGTCATCATTTTCCTCTTCACGGGCATTCTTCTCTATGTCTTCTACCAATACAACCCGGCAAACCTCCCTGCAGACACGCCGCAGCTGCATGTGTTTCCCTACTTCATCATCCATGAACTTCCCAACGGCATCCGCGGGCTGCTGATCGCCGGACTTCTGGCGACGGCCATGGGCTCCCTCTCCACGGCTCTAAACTCCCTGGCGACTACCGCCACCAAGGACTGGTACCAGGGGATATTCAAACCGGAAGCCACGGAACGGCAGCTGCTCCGGTGCGTGCGCTGGGGAACGGCCGTTTTCTCCCTGCTGCTCATCCTCGTGGGTTCCATCACAGCGTGGTATGTGGTGCATCACCCGGAAGTCCGCATCATCCAAATAGCCCTGGGCATTTTCGGCTATACCTATGGCTCCCTGCTTGGCATTTTCCTGTTGGGAATGCTGACCCGCACCAGAGGCAGCGACTCAGGAAACATCATTGCCATGGCGGCAGGATTCTTTGTCATCGCTTTACTGACGGAACTCATCCCTCTGCCCTCCGGCTGGCAACAATATGTTCCGGAAATAGCATTTCCGTGGCGCGTTACCATCGGAACTCTGGTTACTTTTACCGTCGGCTTCTGTTTCAGAAAACGCCGCCTTCCCATGCGCTGAACGGTGAACGCCGTTACTTGGCCACGTTCATGTTCCGCATTCCCCTTCAAACCGCCCCGTCAATGGGAGTAAAGGTGCAAGCGAAAAATAGGGGATTAGGGGATAAAAATCCCTGAGGGGGGGCGCTCCCTGTCCAACGGGTGCGCCGGAACTCCTTCTCCCGGACACAAAAGCGCCGCTTTCCCGGAAAGGGAAAGCGGCGTGAAACGGAATGGAAACACGCTCCCTCCGCTACACTTCTTCGGGGGACAGCCAGCGGAAGGAAACGATGTTGAACTTTCTTCCAAACGCCTTGTTCACGGCGCTCAGCTCCGTATCCTCCAGCGCGCCGCTCTTCATGTTGACCTGCCGGGCCGGAGTTTCCGGGCTGTTCACCGGATCCACGTAGTTGATCCCCCTCTGCACCACCGCTTCGCACCACGCGCGCGACAGCACCACTCCTTCGCGGTTGGCCAGCTCTCCGTAGGCGCGCACCGTAAACGTATCGTCCCTCGTCGTCAGGATGTTGCCCAGCACCGCCAGCACGTCAGACTGGATCAGGTAGCCGGGGGCGGCCGTATACACCGATCCCCTGGCCGCGTCCTGGTTCGGGTAGCCTCCCTTGGGCGCGATCACCATGTCGGAAAGTTCGTCAAACGTGCTGTTGATGGAGCTCTCGTCAATAGCCGCCTGAAGCGCTCCCTTCACCCCCATTTCCCCGCTCTGCAGACGGCGGTTGACAAAGTCGGACATGTTCAGGAAGGGGCCTCTCTTTTTGACCTCCTTGACCATGTTCCGGGCCAGGGACCTGATTTGCGTGTCGCTCAGGGTTCTCAGGTCCGACCACGCCATAGCCTCCCCGTCCGGGATGCCCTGGGTCACCCCTATCGAACCATAGTCGTCCACGTGGGACTTGTCGCTGCTGGCCACTCCGAAACGGGAAAAGGACGTCTGGGAGTTGTTGAGCACGGAGGGCCTGCCGCTCCTGGAATAGAGAATCTTGCGCTTCTTGAGCCCCAGGAGGGTGGCTTCCCAGGCGCGCTGGGAGGTGGAGTTGACATTGAATCCTCCGGCGACGGTGAGGTACTTGGAGGCATGCTTGTAGCCTTCGTCCGTTCTGGCGAGTTCTTCGACGACAGCTTCCGAGGGTTTGCCCTGAAGGTCGGGCAGGAAGCGGCGGTTGGCGATACCTGAAGCCCTGTTGGATGAAGCGTCCGTAGAGAAAGCCTGCTGAAGCACGGTTTTAAGTTCTTCCCTGCCCGTGCCCCCAAGGCTGGAAGGACGGGCGGCCAGGGAGGAGGCGAACCAGGAGTCCCAGAGGGCGTCGTTGATCATCAGGCCGTGGTCCCAGAAGTCCCCCAGGGCGGCGTCCCCCATGATTTCGTTGTGGGAGAAAACCTTGTCGGCAGGAAGCATGGGATCGGCAAAAGCATTGCCGATGCCTACGCCCGGCACGCCGGACTGGTAGGCGAAGCGTTTGGCGATAGCCGCCCTGGAGTCGCTCCTGTACCATCCCGGGGTGAGGCGGCATCCGGCAAAGCCGGCCAGGCTGGAGGGCTGCTGGAAGGGAAGCTCCGCGGCGACAATCTTGTTGACCTGCTCGGCTCCCGGTCCTCCGAAGGGGGAGAGCCTGGTGCCGTCATTGGAGAGGATGTTGGAGATGGTAATCGGGAAGAAATCGCTGTTGGCGTTCTTGACTTCAAACTGGTACGGGCTGTAGAGGCGCCCCAGTTCGGAGGCGGTGGGCATCTGGCCTCCCCAGAAAAGGGGGCTGGAGTGCTGCCATGTCTTGGCCCGGTAGTCCTTGCCCTCCGGATAGGCTCCTATCACGGGGGGCTTGCCCCATTTTACCGATACTCCATAGTAGGCGACAAACGTGGAGTCCAAAGAGGGCGTGCCGTATTCGCCCGCTTTTTTAGCTTCTTCATTGGTCCCTTCGTTGCGTTCCCACATTTCTGCGGGAAGTTTAATTTGGTCAACAAGAGGTTTTTCCCAGGCACCCCAGTTCAGGTTGAGGATGGCCGGCATGGTCTTGGAGAAAATTTCTATTTCCGCCGTGCTTTTCCCATTCAGGGAAGAGGAACTGTTCATTTTGTTGGGATCCATCAGGCCGGCCCCCATCACGAAGGTTCCCAGGGCTTTGGAGGCACCCTTGTCTCCGTATTTGACGGCGAGAACATGATTGTCCGGCGTTCCGTTGAGCCGGCTGGTATCTTCCGCGAAGATAACGGAAGCCTTGGCAATACCTACCTGGTTATATCCGCTGCCGTCCAGAAGTTCATAACGGACGCCGTCCGTCAG encodes the following:
- a CDS encoding sodium:solute symporter, which translates into the protein MLTDLFVIVIYFLAIFCIGIYAGRKQNSLTDYALGNRSLPWWAILASILAAEISAATFLGAPGEGYHTRNFTYAQLCIGTILGRIIVGRLFLKPYYDYKVVSIYEYLEKRFGLLTRRTASMVFLISRVLASGTRLYFAGILLVIAYQFLTGVTADADQIVLLYIAALVAISVATTIYTAIGGLKAVVWTDVLQAVVLGVSMLSALWVLFSHIPGGWSSISAAMNGGDDWKFFSWGTGEGLDFLQQGARVLGQEYTVWAAFLGATFITMATHGTDQDMVQRMLAAKNSKAGTRAVIVSGLLDFPIVIIFLFTGILLYVFYQYNPANLPADTPQLHVFPYFIIHELPNGIRGLLIAGLLATAMGSLSTALNSLATTATKDWYQGIFKPEATERQLLRCVRWGTAVFSLLLILVGSITAWYVVHHPEVRIIQIALGIFGYTYGSLLGIFLLGMLTRTRGSDSGNIIAMAAGFFVIALLTELIPLPSGWQQYVPEIAFPWRVTIGTLVTFTVGFCFRKRRLPMR